One window of Acidimicrobiales bacterium genomic DNA carries:
- a CDS encoding zinc-dependent metalloprotease yields the protein MSDDPSSGASSFVDWDLAERVAIRIADRAPFGGAHHLDGLTEEFHVHTSRAEDLVAATTGLRSLSGSARARVVGRDDWIRANVASMQRLLRPLFERLGDAAEGGTDSDESDAPSALTVRMGGMELGVVLGWMSTRVLGQYDLLVVEDEAAEDQDIVYYVGPNLVALERRYAFPRHDFRLWLALHEVTHRAQFTGVPWMRSHYLGLVQSLLDGAQPESFDLVASLKGLVDNRAAKRSAGGGGESGAAGSGVLGAISSPEQQVALDRIAGLMSLLEGHGDVTMGRAGEGIVHGADRMAGVMADRRRNASGVTRLFQKLVGLEAKLAQYAQGEAFIGAVEAHGGTALLDRVWEDPSHLPDLGEIREPDRWIERLKA from the coding sequence ATGTCTGATGACCCGTCCTCGGGCGCATCGTCGTTCGTGGACTGGGACCTGGCCGAGCGGGTGGCGATCCGCATTGCTGATCGGGCGCCGTTCGGCGGCGCCCACCACCTCGACGGGTTGACCGAAGAGTTCCACGTCCACACCTCGCGTGCCGAAGACCTTGTGGCGGCTACCACCGGCCTACGCTCGCTGTCGGGCAGCGCCCGGGCCCGGGTGGTCGGTCGGGACGACTGGATCCGGGCCAACGTGGCCTCCATGCAGCGCCTGCTACGACCCCTCTTCGAGCGCCTCGGCGACGCTGCTGAAGGCGGGACCGATAGCGACGAGTCGGATGCCCCCTCGGCGTTGACCGTCCGGATGGGCGGCATGGAACTGGGGGTGGTCCTGGGCTGGATGTCTACCCGGGTGCTCGGTCAGTACGACCTGCTGGTGGTGGAGGACGAGGCGGCCGAGGACCAGGACATCGTGTACTACGTGGGTCCCAATCTGGTGGCCCTCGAGCGGCGCTACGCCTTCCCCCGCCACGACTTCCGGCTCTGGCTGGCCCTCCACGAGGTCACCCACCGGGCACAGTTCACCGGCGTGCCGTGGATGCGGTCGCACTACCTGGGACTCGTGCAGTCCCTGTTGGACGGCGCCCAACCCGAGTCGTTCGACCTGGTGGCCTCGCTGAAGGGTCTGGTTGACAACCGGGCAGCGAAGCGGTCGGCCGGGGGCGGCGGGGAGTCCGGTGCAGCTGGTTCGGGGGTGCTGGGTGCCATCTCATCGCCCGAACAGCAGGTGGCACTGGACCGTATCGCCGGACTCATGAGCCTCCTGGAGGGACATGGCGACGTGACCATGGGCCGGGCCGGTGAGGGCATCGTGCACGGCGCCGACCGCATGGCCGGCGTCATGGCTGATCGCCGCCGCAACGCTTCGGGGGTGACCCGGCTGTTCCAGAAGCTTGTGGGCCTTGAGGCCAAGTTGGCGCAGTACGCGCAGGGTGAGGCGTTCATCGGAGCAGTGGAGGCCCACGGGGGTACGGCGCTACTGGACCGGGTCTGGGAGGACCCGTCCCACCTGCCCGATCTGGGAGAGATCCGTGAGCCGGACCGGTGGATCGAGCGACTGAAGGCCTGA
- a CDS encoding UvrD-helicase domain-containing protein, which yields MALSEPESAPDGGSDTGSGLNPDQLDAVTHLTGPLLVVAGAGSGKTRVLTRRIAHLIGERDVSPFAILAITFTNKAAGEMKERVAELVGSVANRMWVSTFHSACVRILRRDGDRLGFPSSFSIYDQGDAVRLTGYVVRDQGLDIKRFPARAVHSAISAAKNEGRTAGQYVEHATGPYEKRIGEVFVNYQARLLAAGAMDFDDLLGNAVRLLREHPDVLDHYRQRFEHVLVDEYQDTNVVQNDLVMLLASGHRNVCVVGDSDQSIYRFRGADIRNILEFERSFPDATVVVLDQNYRSTQTILDAANAVITRNGGRKPKELWTDAGSGEPITRFRADDENDEARWVVSQLRRLHDGGRPWTDMAVFYRTNAQSRAVEEQLVMLGVPYKVVGGLRFYDRREVRDAMAYLKLATNPADEVAAKRVLNVPKRGVGNTSVARLDAHAASKDVRFVDALRDSEAAGVLGRAATGIRSFLELVDALAQAVDDGPATILEVALERSGYLEELRADRSIEAEGRLENLSELVGVASEFDDVDEFLERVGLVADTDDLPAQNTEGGDPEGGDLAASDTDPGQVVLMTMHAAKGLEYPVVCIVGMEDGVFPHVRALGDPEELEEERRLAYVGITRARERLMLTHTWSRMLHGQTQYNPPSRFLDEIPSELLVDAEGTRKANRRKDDSWPGSGAGASRSRSADTDWLGAPRRSSNRDAEPSGRVFGGGSSNGGSTRSPGESSSGAHELGLRVGDDVVHRAWGDGVVLAVHGDGDRAEAVVRFASKGEKRLLLAWAPLVRPGDVPEEGSG from the coding sequence ATGGCCCTCTCAGAACCCGAATCTGCGCCGGATGGCGGTTCCGACACCGGATCGGGGCTGAACCCCGACCAGCTCGACGCCGTCACCCATCTGACGGGCCCGTTGCTGGTGGTGGCCGGTGCCGGATCAGGCAAGACCCGGGTTCTTACCCGCCGTATCGCCCACCTCATCGGTGAACGGGACGTGTCGCCGTTCGCCATTCTGGCGATCACCTTTACCAACAAGGCAGCCGGCGAGATGAAGGAGCGGGTGGCCGAACTGGTCGGTTCGGTGGCCAACCGCATGTGGGTGTCGACCTTCCATTCGGCGTGTGTCCGGATCCTGCGGCGCGACGGCGATCGCCTTGGCTTTCCATCCAGTTTCAGCATCTACGACCAGGGAGACGCGGTGCGCCTCACCGGCTACGTGGTGCGCGACCAGGGGCTCGACATCAAGCGGTTCCCTGCCCGAGCCGTGCACTCGGCGATCTCGGCGGCCAAGAACGAGGGACGCACGGCAGGGCAGTACGTGGAGCACGCCACGGGCCCGTACGAGAAGCGGATCGGCGAGGTCTTCGTCAACTACCAGGCTCGCCTGCTGGCGGCCGGGGCCATGGACTTCGACGATCTCCTCGGCAACGCGGTCCGCCTCCTCCGGGAGCACCCCGATGTTCTGGACCACTACCGACAGCGCTTCGAGCACGTCCTGGTCGACGAGTACCAGGACACCAACGTGGTCCAGAACGACCTAGTGATGCTGCTGGCATCGGGTCACCGCAACGTCTGCGTGGTGGGAGACAGCGACCAGTCGATCTACCGGTTTCGGGGCGCCGATATCCGCAACATCCTGGAGTTTGAGCGTTCGTTCCCCGATGCCACGGTGGTCGTGCTCGACCAGAACTACCGGTCCACCCAGACGATCCTCGATGCCGCCAACGCCGTCATCACCAGGAATGGGGGCCGCAAGCCCAAGGAACTGTGGACCGATGCAGGTTCGGGTGAACCGATCACCCGCTTCCGAGCCGACGACGAAAATGACGAAGCCCGTTGGGTGGTCAGCCAACTCCGGCGCCTGCACGACGGAGGTCGGCCGTGGACCGACATGGCCGTCTTCTACCGGACCAACGCCCAGAGCAGGGCCGTCGAGGAGCAGCTGGTCATGTTGGGGGTGCCCTACAAGGTGGTAGGCGGTCTTCGCTTCTATGACCGCCGCGAGGTTCGGGACGCCATGGCCTACCTCAAGTTGGCTACCAACCCGGCCGACGAGGTGGCAGCCAAGCGAGTGCTGAACGTGCCCAAGCGGGGGGTAGGCAACACGTCAGTGGCCCGGTTAGACGCCCACGCGGCGTCCAAGGACGTCCGGTTTGTCGACGCCCTGCGTGATTCTGAGGCTGCCGGGGTGTTGGGACGGGCCGCCACCGGTATTCGCTCGTTCCTCGAACTGGTTGATGCCCTCGCCCAAGCGGTCGACGACGGTCCGGCCACCATCCTCGAGGTGGCCCTCGAGCGGTCGGGTTACCTCGAAGAGCTCCGGGCTGATCGGTCGATCGAGGCTGAGGGTCGTCTGGAGAACCTCTCCGAACTGGTCGGGGTGGCCAGCGAGTTCGACGACGTGGACGAGTTTCTCGAGCGGGTGGGACTCGTGGCCGACACCGATGACCTTCCTGCCCAGAACACTGAAGGCGGCGACCCGGAAGGTGGCGATCTAGCTGCCAGTGATACTGATCCCGGGCAGGTCGTACTCATGACCATGCACGCCGCCAAGGGCCTCGAGTACCCGGTGGTGTGCATCGTGGGAATGGAGGACGGCGTCTTCCCCCACGTGCGGGCCCTCGGCGACCCCGAAGAACTCGAGGAGGAGCGGCGCCTGGCCTACGTCGGCATCACCAGGGCCCGCGAGCGCCTCATGCTGACTCACACCTGGAGCCGGATGCTTCACGGGCAGACCCAGTACAACCCGCCCAGCCGGTTCCTCGACGAGATCCCCTCAGAGCTGCTGGTCGACGCCGAGGGAACCCGAAAGGCCAACCGGCGAAAGGATGACAGCTGGCCGGGTTCTGGTGCCGGTGCATCGAGGTCGCGGTCCGCTGACACCGACTGGTTGGGCGCCCCCCGACGATCTTCCAATCGTGACGCCGAACCATCCGGCCGGGTGTTCGGCGGGGGTTCGAGCAATGGGGGATCTACCCGTAGCCCCGGGGAGTCCTCATCGGGGGCACATGAGTTGGGCCTCCGGGTCGGCGACGATGTGGTCCACCGGGCATGGGGCGATGGAGTGGTCCTGGCCGTCCACGGAGACGGTGATCGGGCCGAGGCGGTGGTGCGTTTCGCCTCCAAGGGCGAGAAGCGCCTGCTGCTGGCCTGGGCGCCGTTGGTCCGACCCGGTGACGTCCCCGAAGAGGGGTCCGGGTAG
- a CDS encoding TIGR03621 family F420-dependent LLM class oxidoreductase, whose protein sequence is MTRSFRFSVQASAPRPAAEWRELGRRAEDLGYSALSVSDHLDAEMAPLIALAVTAEATRDLRLTTLVLGNDFRHPLFLAKQAATLDLLSDGRLELGLGAGWKTSDYDQSGISLDSPGVRIARLAESVEILKRSFAEGSFDFDGEHYTVREHDGQPTCIQSPHPPFLLAGGGKKMLSLAAREADIVGVNANMAAGVIDQRAGASATVEATDEKLGWIREAAGDRFEDIELQTRVHMSQITDDPIGLAELMAPALGLDAEAALSSPHVLIGSTGQCVETLLAWRERWGLTYIGLNEDSMVEFGPVVEALAGV, encoded by the coding sequence ATGACTCGTTCCTTCCGTTTTAGCGTCCAGGCCTCGGCACCCCGCCCCGCAGCTGAATGGCGTGAACTCGGCCGCCGGGCCGAGGACCTCGGCTACTCAGCACTCTCGGTCTCGGACCACCTCGACGCCGAGATGGCCCCGCTGATCGCCTTGGCTGTGACTGCCGAAGCCACACGAGATCTGCGACTGACCACCCTCGTGCTGGGCAATGACTTCCGGCACCCGTTGTTCCTGGCCAAGCAGGCCGCCACGCTGGACCTTCTCTCGGACGGCCGCCTGGAGCTGGGGCTGGGAGCCGGATGGAAGACCAGTGACTACGACCAGTCAGGGATTTCGCTGGATTCACCGGGTGTGCGAATCGCCCGCCTCGCCGAGTCCGTCGAGATCCTGAAGCGCTCCTTCGCCGAGGGGTCGTTTGACTTCGACGGCGAGCACTACACGGTGCGCGAACACGACGGGCAACCCACCTGTATCCAGTCGCCCCATCCGCCGTTCCTGCTGGCCGGGGGTGGAAAGAAGATGCTCTCGCTGGCTGCCCGGGAAGCTGACATCGTGGGCGTCAACGCCAACATGGCCGCCGGGGTCATCGACCAGCGGGCCGGCGCGTCGGCAACCGTGGAGGCAACCGACGAAAAGTTGGGCTGGATCCGCGAGGCGGCCGGCGACCGGTTCGAGGACATCGAACTCCAGACCCGAGTCCACATGTCCCAGATCACGGACGACCCGATCGGCCTGGCTGAGTTGATGGCCCCGGCTCTCGGACTGGACGCCGAGGCGGCGCTGTCGTCACCTCACGTGCTGATCGGTTCCACCGGCCAGTGCGTCGAAACGCTGCTGGCCTGGCGCGAGCGGTGGGGCCTGACCTACATCGGCCTCAACGAAGATTCGATGGTCGAGTTCGGACCCGTGGTCGAGGCCCTGGCCGGCGTCTGA